Below is a genomic region from Culicoides brevitarsis isolate CSIRO-B50_1 chromosome 2, AGI_CSIRO_Cbre_v1, whole genome shotgun sequence.
gaaataaaattattataaaaaataaaaattcattcttcaaataaaaattattaataaaatttaaaaataagtaaattaatttttaaatcaaatttatttaaatttagtaattttttaagaaataaatttaaataaaattataaaaattaaaatcaaataattcttcaaataaaaaaataaaatttaaattttaaaaaattatttaattaaaattaaattaatttggaatttatttaggtaatgaattaataatcaaaatattttttaaaaaattaaaagaattaatataccattaattttttggtattttataaatttaattatttttataaataaaattattaaaaataaaattcattattaaataaaaattataaaaattatttaaaaattattttttaaataaaattttgggaaaataatttaatttttgatttaaattaattttgtaaaattaatttctcataaaaaatattaaaattacttttttttttattaaaataaaaaaaaaaatcatctctcACCCTCCGGCAATTCAGAAAAGTATTAATATGAACACTCCAATAGCAGCAAAGGCATAAGAGCACTTCCAAACATCCCGTGGCAGCGAGTGACACGAGACCAGCTTCGTAAAATTCCTCAAACCCGTAGACGAAGAACCAAATGTAAAAAAGTCCTCCGATCGCAAAAAGGAATGGCGATAGTGTCGCTTGAAATGCCAAGTGGTTCAATTTGTGCAGCGTCACGTACTGAATTAGTTCATCGAGTCGTGGATCCTCTTTTCGTCTAGCGACTcccatttttcttttgattttttaatttttagcggAATGTCACGAGAAATGCCGTGTAAAATTACCACCCgtactacttttttttcagacaaaacgACACGAAAGCCGCATCTGATGACGACAATTAAGGTTCTGCGAGAGAGTCAACGACGTTCGGCGTGTTGAATGGCACGAGCATCTACCGGGAAAGGGATTTAAATGCACGTTTTCCAGATAATTcagatgaaaatgtgaaaatggaaaattttttgtcctctTGTTTATCTGAGCTGGCAACACTGAGGCCTGGAGAATAtttcgtgtgtgtttgtttggcACACGTCAGAGTGTGGGTATTAGGGATGTCAAGTGATTtttctgatgaaattttaaaatttttaaaaaattaaaaaaaaatatattcttgaTCACaatggattaaaaatatttaaaaatttttatcaaaaaaaaaaaaatcatatatttttttgtatgaataaaaattaaaataaaatatgtttgagttaaaaaaaatatattttttaaaatttctttcgaagtgttaaaaatctaaaaattattttaatttactttaaaaaattacaaaaaaaaaaaaatatttattaattaaattaatattgtggcaaaattatttttctttaaaaaaaaacttatatttttcaaacagaaaattggaattttcaaaaataaaaatgaaaaagaatttttttttgaaaaaactttgacttaattttcatttaaaggttaaaaagtgttaaaagtcttaaaaagtgttaaaaattttttttccttaaactttaattccaaataagtcaaaattcaataaaaaatcatttttcaaacattttttgaaaaaaaaattaaagattgaaagtttgaatttgacctaatttttcttttgaaaaacttaaaacttaagttaaaattattatgttttaaaatttcctgaaaacatttaaaaaaacatttttttttgcaaaattaaaaacaaaaatttaaaattttcacatatttaatcataatttttttaaaaattaaatatataaaaaaaaattattaaaaaaatttaaaaaaaaaaattaaaaacaaaaaatttaaaaaaaaattaaaaaaaaaattaaaaaaaaataaaacaaaaaatttagaattaaaatatcacTTTTGACATCCCTAAAAATCTCCAAcggtaataattttgtattatttttcatacaaaatctataaaaaatttttatttgaaaaaattacaaaaattgtcaaaaaattattttcaacatcaaaaaacccaattaaatcaaaaattcacttgaaactttaaaaatattaaaaaacaaatcgaatatttttcgaatattttactAATACACATACTTGACATCCCTACCACATTCCAACAGCCAATCACGCGTGAGTTCAGGTGTGTTGTACGAGCCACTTTTTCAGTAttgtaaaaacaacaacacatCGAGGCGAGTTAGTCCGCAACTCCAAGGCATTTTTACTCGTATTTCGTGCCTTAAAATCCcgaaaaatcccaaaaatatTCCCTAAAATTCACGTAAATCGTGTTAgtgttgtgaaaaaaatcaaaatctgtaaaaattcgttgaaaaatcgaaaaacaagaaatgtctgaagcaatttaattaacttcttCTTGTTGGATATACTACACGTCGTGCATGGTAAGTAATTTAAGCACTTTTGGAGCAACTTCCGACGGCGTGCACGGCAACGGTGCAATGACTTGACACACAAATCGACGagttatttgttgttattacgACAACTTCCTTCCAAAATCGCTCGTCagcgaatatttttctttttattttgtgacgtGAAGAAGTGACCATTGGTCGATATGACGATAATGCGTCTTAGAGCGCATTAATTATGTATTTCCgagtttttcttcgtcttcttctcgTAACGGGAACGAATGTACGGACGTGCAAAGAGTAAAGACCCCCTGATCGGCTtttgttattcaaatttccattcatccgtagagagaagaaaaaaccaTAATTGACTTATGTTTGACTGGGAATTCGGGACGGAACAATAGATCGACATCCTGGcacatttacaacaaaaaataaaaaaatctaattccTATTCTCTCATTTTCCTGTTTCTTGTCTCTCGCAGCAGCAATCACATCGTAGGTAACAAATTACTTcctgaaaaaatcgaaaaaaagatgaaatcaAGAGTCGAAGAAGCAACAAATCCATCCAAAAGCACgagaatgttcaaaaaattcggACATGGTATCGTACTGACGCCCCGAAATTTGTCCGCCGCCCCAAAAGAAGATGAAGTGAATCACTACAACTTGTCGACGGGCGTCGTAACGACACATCCATCCACGTACCACGCGGCATCTTCGCTGAAAACGACACCACCGATCATTCCAGACACCCTCAAGCCCGATACGCCATCAAAACTGCGCCAATTGCTGCCCATTCTGCTATGCGTCATCTCCTTCGCCACCGTCATGAGCATTCTCATTGTCTACATCGACACGACAGGTAAGTGGAATTTCATATCTCCAACGttcgaaagaattttttcgtcgGAATGACTCGCAGgcaattaaaaaactattaaaatgttGTGTTAACCTTTTTCTCCCGTATGGAGCGAGAGAGCATATGTCACAGCATCTGCTGGAAACACACAAAGTAAcacattttcttcataaaaattgtttaaaattacacaaaacccgaaaaaaaaattgagagattACGTTCGTACGAGACGAAAATTTGTGGGCGTCTTAAGTACGACGAAGAACGACGCACGGCACGCtcattcactaaaaaaaattaaaaataccgaTTCTACCTGCGCTGCGCTCTTCTGGAAGTATGTTTGTTTGTCGATGCACTGCCAGATGTGAATTACGGCGAAAAAGGAAACGAAAATAACATGCACGTCTCGACATCGACGACCGAGAGATGATCtagaaaataaacacaaaagatAGAGCGAAAGGCAGgcacaatttttgaaagtgttttcaatttttttaacttcttaattttttagaaattcagaaatttttaaaaagcttaaaaaatttcaatttttagttatttttgaataatttttttcaaaaaacttaaaaatttccgtttttaatataatttttggaaaaattctcaggttttttagaaaatttatttataaagtttttacttttgaaaagtttcaaaattattgtaagaaattattttttccatgaattttcgaatattctatttttgaagctatttaatattaagtacttataaaaagtgtaaatttgataattttttgaaatttttatggttgaatatatttttcatttacataattttaaataaaaaaaaattaatttttacaaaaaaaataagaattttcggccaattttattaaaatattgaataaaaatagatttaaaatagatttacaaatttttttaaaaattattttttggttgaattaaatatttacttaaatatatttttttatatttactgttattgaataatttttaattaaaaaaaattaactttcaaatttttgcaaaatttaagaatttttgagccaatttgagcaaaaaaaataaaaaaatttaaattttctgtcagCTTCAGTTATGaatggaattttaaaattaaattatgaagaaaatattgaccacaaaaattaattaaattaatattcttaatttaattaaattaattaaaaattctttaaaaatttcgcctTTAGTactttttgaaggttttgaaattaaattattattattattattattaaaattgaacttaaattattttcatcgaaatcaaaaatttttcagttaaaaaaaaattcaaaaaatatataaattctttctggatttaaaaaaatttttcaattttaaattttatttattttataaaaaatgaccaaaaactacctttcataatttaaaaaaaaaaaataaaaaaggtaaaaatcgaaaacatttttaataattgtacCGTCCTAAAAACTAAGAAGTTTCTGTCCACACGACGAACGTACGACTCACGTATGTAATCCGATACCCGCTTTCCAAATGCATCCTGCATTCGATATGTTTCcagaaaaaatcacatttgatCGCATTTTTGACCTGTCTGAACTCTGAATTTCTAATAAGAATTGCAGACAGACAACAGATGATCAAATTCTTACGTTCGGGATGGATTATGTTAAATTACTTATTTACACTGAATCATCCATCGCAACGTTCTTCGTTTCTTTTGTgtgttgattgaaaaaaaaaagtaaaaaaaaaaattaaacaaaaaagatcGCAACGTTCTTCGTTTCTTTTGTgtgttgattgaaaaaaaagtaaaaaaaaaaaaattaaacaaaaaagatcgaagcaatgaagaagaaaaaaaggatgatccataaatttattgaagtgTGACATGTGCTTTGTTTGCTTCACTCTCCAACAACTGCTGtctgcaattttttaacaaagaaatTACTCATTaccagcattttttttttgttgcagagATCCGACACCAGCAATTCCGATTAAACATGACACGGGACTACGATCTGCTGGGTGTGCAACAAGATAACCCCTCGCTCATTGCGTACATCCGTGAAGTGCATATGAAAAAGTACCCGAACATGGTGACGAATTTCCTTGCCACTTCGGGGCCTGCAGAGCATTTGAACTTTACGAATTCGCATGAACTCACGCCGAAACTGGCGAGCGATATTGCGTCATTAGTCGGAAATAAGCAAAAAGGAGTTTTCTTTCAATCACTCACCGGATCGAGTGGACCGATGATGACAGCGCCATGGCTTGCCGAGACACTCGGATGGACCGGATATATCGTCGAGCCAGATCCACGGAAGTATTTTGCGTTGCGCAAAGATAATGCGAGACGAAACGGCGTGCAAGTCATCCATGCGTGTCTCAGTCCTACCGGATATCCCAAAGAGGTGCGTTTTGCCAAATGGAAAACAAACATGACCCGAGTGTCGAAtttcatgagttttttttttaattttttaggtaacGTTGCATCATGAGGACTTGAATGACGTTAAAATTACGAGTGTAACGGATGAGGAGGATTGGTTCCATTCTCGTGTCAAATGTTTCCCGCTCTATACGCTGCTGCTTGCCGTGAATCACACACAAATTGATGTCTTGAGTCTCGGGTGTCAAGGACAGGAATTGGAGGtacgttgaatttttttttctttaaaagtcccttttttattcaaaactgaAGATTTAAtggtttggaaaaataaattttttatcaaaataggctattttcggtattttttgtgaatattttttaaaatttttctactttttttttttttaatttttctattttttttttaatttttataggcttttttattttttaatttttttttaaatttttttttttattttttttaaatttttttttatatctaatatcaatttaattataacttttatgaccttaattaaaaaaaaaaaaaaaacaattgaatttcaaaatttgtttttttttattaaaattttgagctcaaaatatttcaaatttttaatgaatttaattttaattattttttttattaaatttaactttttaaaaatttttacctattttatttttttttatttcacaaaaatatttaataaaattttaatcaaaaaatattatttttacagattCTCCAAACAATTCCATGGAACAAAGTACAAATCAACGTAATTTCCCTGCATCTCAGTCACAACTTTGATCACTTCGAGATGGAAACGGCCTTTTACACCAAGCGACTGATCAACTTTATGCGTAGCCGTTTCTACAAACTGGCAACGCAAGTATCCCACAATCtcattttcacgaaaattggTTCCGCGCGGAATCTGTAATATTAATTTAGCGTAATTCGAGTAATTTATTAGGTCATTAAGGTCAAAACTCAATTATGTGTGAATGGAATTGTCATTCACAcatttatacatatatatttttttattacgagaCATTTATCGGGCGTATGTCTGTTTCGCGTCATTATCGTCTTCGCATGTGAAAACTTAAAGTtttcatcgcaaaaaaaaaaaactattcgtgtatgaatgatgaatgaatgtttgagattttttttttgtttgaatgtaattttcaaaaagttttaaaaagttaactttatgttttgtggtattttttgttataatacaAAGGAAGTATTGCTCCTCATCATTTGtacacaaaaaacgaaaaaaaaatcattattgctcatatttttttgaaaactttttttttttgctaaaatattattaagaagaaaaaagtttccaatttttgtaattattgagaaaaaatcaacaaattttcgtataaaatacTGTAAATgctaaatttatgttaatttttagtgtTAAGAGTTATGTTtaagagaagagaaaaaaaaaacaaaaaaaaagtaaaaaccaGTAGTTTTATGaaagtatttattaaaatttagtattaTAGAAGTAACTCAAAAAAGCAATATATTCCGTTAgataaagaagaatttttgctCACTTCAATATTGCTTGACTTCAATTACATTCCCAACGCGAAACTAAAATAGAATCAAACACCAATATTTTAAGTAAGAAATAGTAGATAGTGAAAGAATTAAACAAGAATCTTGCCTTaacatgacaatttttttaagaaatattaatcATGCGATTGCTCATGATTATATTTATAGAAGTTAAGTTAGTAAGCAGAAGCTTCttgcgaacaaaaaaagtattctaatcaaaaaaaatatttattaggaAAAAAGCAGCTGATCGAAAGACTTATTAGTtggagatgattttttttttaaatgaaacatttataatttaaaagttcagAAAATGAGATTTTAGAAAGCTCTACGTGTAATTTATTAAGCAATTCAGagatattaaagttaaaaattatataaaaaaaataaaaatgtgt
It encodes:
- the LOC134830916 gene encoding protein Star-like → MKSRVEEATNPSKSTRMFKKFGHGIVLTPRNLSAAPKEDEVNHYNLSTGVVTTHPSTYHAASSLKTTPPIIPDTLKPDTPSKLRQLLPILLCVISFATVMSILIVYIDTTEIRHQQFRLNMTRDYDLLGVQQDNPSLIAYIREVHMKKYPNMVTNFLATSGPAEHLNFTNSHELTPKLASDIASLVGNKQKGVFFQSLTGSSGPMMTAPWLAETLGWTGYIVEPDPRKYFALRKDNARRNGVQVIHACLSPTGYPKEVTLHHEDLNDVKITSVTDEEDWFHSRVKCFPLYTLLLAVNHTQIDVLSLGCQGQELEILQTIPWNKVQINVISLHLSHNFDHFEMETAFYTKRLINFMRSRFYKLATQVSHNLIFTKIGSARNL